The sequence below is a genomic window from Vibrio spartinae.
CGGAGCGTTGTCTGGATGTAATGGAAAAACTGCGTATTGCGAATTACGCCAAACGTTACCCTTCACAACTTTCCGGAGGGCAACAACAACGCGTGGCTTTAGCTCGTATGCTGGCCGTCAACCCTGGCGTACTTTTACTGGATGAACCGTTATCGAACCTCGATGCGGCATTACGTCTAGAAATGCGTGCTGAGCTACGGCGTATACATCAGACATTTGGCACAACCATCGTGTTTGTCAGTCATGATCAATGGGAAGCAATGACTTTGGCAACGACCATTGCCGTCATGAGTAATGGCGAACTACAACAAGTTGGTACTCCCGACGAGATTTACGCCACGCCCACCAACCGATTTGTGGCCGAATTTATTGGTACGCCCAAGCTCAATATGATCGACTTTAGCACCACCAACCAAAACACAGAAGTGACTGTTGAGCATAGTAAAATACGATGTCAAATATCACAACGATATGCAGACATCTTCCAGATTGAACACTGCGGTATTCGCCCGGAAGCCATCGTTCTGCACCAAAGCAAAACAGCTAACACGACAGAAATGATCATTGAATCCATTATGCCTACCGGAGGCAGTTGGGTAATCGAACTGATTCAAGGTGAAGATCGCTTGTTTCACTCAACACAATTACGACCAGAATATCAGGCTGGCGATACCGTTTTCTGCGAGCTGCCAGATGAAGCTTTGCATTTTTTTGCACCCAACGGTGAAAGGCTCAAACTTTCGCCACGAACCATTGAACCTATGTGGCCAAACGCAACAAACGTTTGTGCTCATTTAGCTTAACTTAAACCCGATGACTGTGCCCCTCAAGGAAATGGACCATGAAAATGAAACATAACGTGCTTGCTCTATCGATTGCTACTGCTGGCCTATCATTCGCAGCAAACGCAAATGAATCGTTTGATTTAAAGGCAATGATTGCTGCAGCCAAACAAGAAGAGGCAATTACCGTTTACGCCCCGACCGGAAAAATCGTTCAACAAGCGAAAGATTTTTCCGAGAAATACGGCGTAAAAGCCGTCGGTATCAAAGCGAAAGCACCACATATTATTGAAATCATAAGCCGAGAATCACAAGCAAATAATGTAAAAGCAGATGTGGCATTAATTGAAGATGCGCCAGCAACTCAAGTACAGCTCTTGGATAAAGGCTATGTGACGAGTTGGGTTCCGGATGATATGAAGCAGGATATCCCCAAAGACTATCAAAACCCGCTCACTGTAGTACTGGCTCCGAATGTATGGTCATACAACACCGCTCAGTACGATAGCTGCCCTATTACCAACATCTGGCAACTTACGGAACCCAAATGGCGTCATAAAATCGCGATGCAAGATCCACTGATCAAACCTTTGTATTCCGATACCTTTAACCAATTGGCGACCAACTATGATGCACAAATGGCAAAAGCGTATCAGGATCTTTATGGTGAACCTTTAAACACTGACGAAGGCTCAGCCACGGCCGAATTTGTTAAGCGCCTTGCTCAAAACGGCCCATTGTTAACCAAATCAGACGGTGACGCTGCACAGGCTATTGGTGCTCCTGACGTTAAAGATAGCTTTGTTGGCTTAATCAGTACCGCTAAATTCCGTGAAAACAAAAACGGTATGAAATTAGGTATTTGTCACGATATGAAGCCATTCATCGGCGCACTATATCCAGCACCAGGTGTCATTACCACGAAAACGAATAGCCCAAATGCCTCAAAGCTTTTCATTCATTACCTGATGACGGCGGAAGGCATCAAGCTACAAGGTGTTGACGGCAAAATGTCATCTAACCAGAAAGTATCGTTACCCGCAGAAGAGGCTTCCGGCATTCAGCAATACCGGAACCAGTTGATGATGTACAAAACTGCCACTGCAAATTCAGACTGGCAAAAACGTCAGGACTGGATGGATCTTTGGAGCCTGAATTACCAACGCTAATCTACATACTGAATCTGATATAACCCGCTGCGTAGACAACCTCTGCGCAGCCCAACAGGACAAGCTTCTTTGAACGAACTAGAACTCCAAACCAGAGAAACCACTCTCAAAGAGATATTACAGCAAGCCGGTTCGCTCGCTTTACACCATTTCAATTCTCGTCACCCGGGTGAATACACCCTGAAAGGCGCTCAGGATTTCCTCACTGAATCCGATACTATCGTTGAACAATATATTCGGCAGGAACTGCAAGCGGCTTTTCCGGACGATGGCATATTAGGTGAAGAAACCGGAGGTGATACCAAGAACTCACAGCTATGGGTTATCGATCCTATTGACGGCACAGCCAATTTTGCCCGTGGTATCGCACACTTTTGTGTAGTGATTGCCTTTGTTAAAGATGGCATCACTTTATTAGGCGGCATTTATAATCCAGTAACAGATGAGCTGTATTTTGCACGTAAAGGTGCTTACGCCAGTAAAAACAACATTCCTCTGCATATAGCAAAAACTCCGGATTTACAATCAGCGTCATTTGAACTTGGTTGGTCAAATCGTGTACCTCAACAACATTATGTCAACGCCTATTCATCACTGCTTTCATTAGGCGCTAACATTCGGCGTGGCGCTTCTGGCGCACTGGCATTAGCATGGGTTGCTGAAGGGCGCACCGATGGGTATGCAGAACTGCATATGAACGCATGGGACTGCCTTGCAGGATTATTACTCGTAGAAGAAGCCGGTGGGAGTATTGGCCGATTCCCGGAAAGTCACGCAGACATCACGTGCGGAGGCTCAGTGTTAGCAGCGGCCCCTCAGGTTGCGCAAGCACTTTCTCAGGCAACTCAAATTGAAATCAAACCATCTGCTATGAATTCAACAGGCATTGATTATGACAACTAATGTTCCTCATTACCCTCGCCCTCCTATCAGTTTAATTGAAAGTAATATTCCTAACTGGAATATCGATATCTATATTGGTGGTTCGACAGGCGCAGCGGATGCTCAACTACTGCGTGAACATAATATCACGACGGTTCTTAACTGTGCTGTTAATCTCGATATCGACTTAGTGCAACAACTGGATGCACAACATGAACAGCCGTTATGCAATTTTGGAGCGGGCCCCATTCGTTACTACAAAATTGGTTTGATCGATGGCGATGGTAACCCTGAATCAATGATTCTTGCTGGCTATCACTTAATGCGCTCAAGTTTAAGCCAGCAAATACCAGAGAAGCCATCATACAAAGTCCGTGAAAAAGGCAACATTCTTGTTCACTGCCGCGGCGGAAGAAGCCGTTCAGTGACCATAGTGGCAATTTTTCTACATTTAGAATGGCCGGAAAAGTTTCCTACGTTAGACTCAGCTATCGCTCATATTCGGGATAAACGCCAGTTGCACCCGGATGAATGGTTCGAGACACCCAAACCTATGTTGATCGAACTTGCGCACCGAGCAGTTATGATGGAGACTTCATTGCGACAAGCTGGTTTTGGTAAAGAGACATTGAATCAGGATCTATGAGTATATTAAAACAAAAAGGAGCTGCCAGTGCAGCAGAAGTGGCACGTTTAGCAGGCGTGTCACGTTCAGCGGTTTCACGCACTTTCACGCCTGGGGCAAGCGTCTCTAAAGACACTCGCCAGCGTGTTCTGGAAGCAGCCAAAGCTTTAAATTATCACGTAAACCATCTTGCCCGAGGCCTTTCGAATGAACGAAGCCGGCCTGTTTGCCTGCTTGGAGCAAATCTGAATGCGCCCTATCAGGCACGTTTGCTGGATACCTTAACCCAAAGATTGCAGCAAGCCGGGCGTGCTGTCATGGTGATTAATACATCCGGCCTTGAAGCCGACGCCGATGCTGCACTTCGTCAAACCCTCAACTATCGGGCTTCAGCAACTATAGTGTTATCAGGTACGCCACAAGCTTCGTTAGTCGAAACGTGCGTCAACAGTGGCCAACACGTCATTCTGGTCAACCGTGCCGGACAATTCGAAGGTGCAGACCATATATCGTTAGATTATTCCAGTTCCATGTTCGACGCCTTGTACATGCTGAAACAAGCGGGTTGTCGGCGCCTTGCCGTCGTTTCATCAACGATTCAGTCACCTAGCCTGTTAGGAAGAGAAAATATTTTCTTAGAAGCAGCTCAGGAAGCAAAGATAAAATGTCATGTGTACCACTGTGGCTCCACGAGTTATCAAACCGGTGTTGACACAGCAAGGCAGATTCTCGTCTCCCGAAATAGACCCGATGGCGTATTCTGTGTCACCGACTTAATTGCATGTGGTTTTATGGACGCAGCCCGACAAGAATTTAATCTCAATATTCCCGATGATATTTGTGTGATTGGCTTTGACAACATCGAGCAGGCTGGTTGGTTAAGTTACCAGCTCACGACATTTGGCCAGCCTTTGGAAGATATGACCAATGCCATTATTGAACGGTTAGAAAACACTGACGCGAGTAAACAAAGTGGAGAAGCTTTGCTGTTTCAAGCACCGTTAATATGGCGTCAGACTGTACGTTCACAGAACAATCTCAATAAATCGCCGGTTGAAGGTGAATAACCTTCAATCAATGCGGTTCTGATGGATAGTTAAGGTCCGACAGAATCGCTTGGTGATCATGGCTAGTGACTCAGTGGTCGAGAAACAGACCACGCCCCCTATCAGACTACGCGTGATATTATGTTGAAAGACAACACCATTACTTCAAAATACGCCAAAAAATACGATAGAAGACGTAAAAATCATCTCGATAGACAATCGGATGACGTTTAATATTTACCCCCCATTATGGGCGCTACCATCAAGAACTTGATGGAGAGGATTAGTTATTGATTGGATTTCGAGCCGCAATTGCGGCTCGTTTTATAAAACAGACATTGATAAATGTTGGTTTTAAATTGTTAAAACATCCAAATAAAATTCTTTAAATTGTAAAATATTCAGATTTAAATATATCAAAATTGTTAGCAATTTATTATTTACCCAGTACGTATATATTTCTGAATATAACCAGTTTATCGTCCTATTCGAATTATCAATAGACTTGATAATATATCTATAAAAAATTTATAGTTTCGACCAATATTTATACAATAAAAACACCAATCACTGTAGGTGATATGTTGAATGACAAAGTTTGACTGCTCTTCGAGGCTCAAATATGACCAATAGTCCGGCCAATTTTAGCCAAATCAGCGCCACACCATTTAGACCTGGTTGTTTTATAACCATCAGATAAATCAGCATTTTTGTGAATACAAATGCACTATTGATAAAAAAATTATTGTAGAATATAAATATCGCGCATCGTTATAGACTCATCCCTTCCCTATTTCACAGCGTTTTTTGACGAAACTCATCCGCTGAAGGGACGATACGCGGTGCTCTTTTTTTATATGGAAATAATAAGATTCGTAAGAACACAGCGTTATGCATTCAACAAGGCAACGTCAACATTTCAGAATCTATTTATAGATAAAATATCAAACCATAGCTAAGTTAAGGAAGAAAAATGGGGTTTTTCGATAAAGTAAAATCAATTAAGAATTTTATTACCGGTGGTGCTGCGAAAGTTTATTTAGACTCATCAGAAATCGTATTTGGTGAGCAGTTTGAATTGCGAATTAGAGTTCAGGTTGATGATGCTGATTTAAAAATCGATCGCGTTTATGTCGAAATTGAAGGTATAGAAGAGATAGAAGTACCGGATGTCGATGTCATTTATGAGGAAGATGGCGAAGAAGAACGGCGCATAGAAATCGTACGCGCGGAGTCCACCACAACAGAATTGGAAATCACCGTTGATGACGGGCAAGTTTTAAATGCCAATGAAAAATATGAATGGACCGTCAATGTAGAGCTGCCAAGTGACGCGCTTCCACCATATCGTGGCGCATATTGTCAGCATTCCTATCAGGCGCGGGCATCGCTGGATTGTTTTGGCAACGATCCGGATTCTGGTTGGATAGAACTTGATATTAACTAAAACGCACAATAAACCCACTCAGCAGGATGCAATTTTGCATCCTGCTCGCGGTAATATCCAATGTTTGAGTTGAATGTATGGGTGAATTGTTAGCACTATCATGTGACTGATTTATCGCTCATTTTTGTTCACGGTCGTACGAACCTGTTCCCCTCCCTCCCCAAAAAATCTCATCCTTTTTTCATACTTTCCATTTACCACAAACTGATAACCTGACGCCTGCACTGGCAAAATTCGGTGCTGAATCCCCATCAGGGCAGCAAACATTGCGGGTACTCTGTTTACAAAAGCACTCTGTTTACAAAAGCACTCTGTTTGCAAAGATATGTAGCTGACAAAGTTGACATATGGAAATTTACATATATTATATTTCATATATGTGTTTTAAGAGATGTGAAGTATGACACCATTACAACTGTTCAAATGCTTGTCTGATGACACCAGACTAAAGTCGGTCCTGATTATTCATCAACTCGAAGAAGCTTGTGTGTGTGATCTCATGGCAGCACTTGAGCTTGATCAACCGAAAGTTTCACGCCATTTAGCCGAGCTACGTAAATGTAATATTTTGCGAGATGAGCGCCGTGGCAAATGGGTGTATTACCAACTCCATGAACAGCTTCCTGACTGGGCTAACAAGGTGATCAGTCAAACGGCTGAAAGCAATCACAGCTATTTTGCTGAAGCTTTGTCAAAACTGAAAGCAGCCAAACAGCAAACGTCTTGCTGTTAATCGAAGGAGAATGCAGTAGCCATGAGTCAAGACATTACACTACCGAATATTGATATGTTGCGGTTTGATATGCCAACATTGGATAAGTGCCAGAGCACACCGGCTGACCATGCGCCGCGCATCCTTTTGCTTTACGGTTCTTTACGGCAACGCTCATTCAGCCGCTTAGTGATTGAAGAGTGCGCTCGCCTCCTCACGCGAATGGGCGCAGAAGTGAAAATCTTTGATCCCGAAGGTCTGCCACAGACGGATACTGAAGATGAAAATCACCCCAAGGTGCAAGAACTCAGAGAGTTCATGATGTGGTCAGAAGGTCAGGTGTGGTGTTCGCCAGAACGTCACGGCTCGATGAGCAGCATATTCAAAAGCCAGATTGACTGGGTGCCTCTGAGCATCGGTGCCGTGCGGCCGACGCAGGGTAAAACGTTAGCGGTGATGCAGGTATGTGGTGGCTCACAGTCATTCAACGTGGTGAATCAATTACGCATTCTTGGTCGCTGGATGCGCATGGTCACGATTCCAAACCAATCCAGTGTGGCAAAAGCCTTCCTTGAGTTTGATGAAAACGACAGGATGAAGCCTTCCTCCTACTACAATCGTATTGTTGATGTGATGGAAGAACTCATGAAGTTCACGTTATTGCTCCGGAGTAATAACGACTATTTCGTAGACCGCTATTCGGAACGTGTTGAGTCGGCTGAGCAGTTAAGCCAGCGCGTCAACCAGCGTTCTATTTAAGTTAAGGGGAAAAAGATGGGCTTATTTGAACGCTATTTATCAGTATGGGTGGGGATTGCCATTGTGATTGGCATTATCCTTGGTAGTGTTGTCCCAGATGCTTTCGCTGCCATCGCCAGTCTTGAATATGCGCACGTGAATCTGGTGATTGCCGTACTCATCTGGCTGATGATCTATCCAATGATGGTGCAGATTGACTTTTCCTCGTTGAAAGACGTGGGTAAAAAACCCAAAGGTCTCGCCCTCACACTCGTGATTAACTGGTTAATCAAGCCGTTTACCATGGCTTTCCTTGGCTGGTTATTCTTCAAAGGGCTGTTTGCTGACTGGGTTGATCCACAAACGGCAACCGAATATATCGCAGGGATGATATTACTCGGTGTTGCGCCCTGTACCGCAATGGTGTTTGTCTGGAGTCAACTGACCAAAGGCGATGCGAACTACACGCTGGTGCAGGTTTCCATCAACGACATCGTCATGATATTTGCTTTCGCACCGATTGCAGGAATGCTATTAGGTGTTACTGATATTACCGTGCCGTGGGATACATTATTTTTGTCGGTCATCTTGTATGTGCTGATTCCCCTGATTGCAGGGGCAATGACACGGCAAAAGCTGGATAAGGCGGATGACCATTCACGATTGAATCAGTTTTTAGCGACGATGAAACCTTGGTCAGTGATCGGTTTACTGGCAACCGTCGTTTTACTGTTTGGTTTTCAATCTGAAACGATACTGGCAAAACCGCAGGCAATCGTGCTGATTGCCATTCCTCTGCTTATCCAGACTTACGGAATTTTTGCGATTGCTTACTTTATGGCAAAGCAGATGAAGTTACCCCATAACGTTGCAGCACCTGCCTGTATGATTGGCACCTCTAACTTCTTTGAACTGGCGGTTGCCGTAGCAATTTCGTTGTTTGGTCTGCATTCAGGCGCCGCACTTGCCACTGTAGTTGGGGTGTTGGTGGAAGTGCCCGTCATGCTGTCACTGGTATGGTTTGTGAACCGCACCCGTCATTGGTTCGGTGCGTAAACATGTTTGAAGTGTTCACCCAATTCGCCGACTGGCTGACTAATTCAGTGTTTTCACTGTCACCTGAGTCTAAATTGGGTGACGCTGTACATTTTTTTATCGAAGATGTCAGTAAAATCTATGTTCTATTGGTTGTGATGATTTATGTCATCGCCTTACTGCGAGCATCTCTCAATGTTGAGCGTGTCAGAGATTATCTTGCAGGCAAGCACAAAGGTGTAGGATACGTCTTAGGGGCTGCTTTCGGCGCGATTACACCCTTTTGTTCCTGTTCTAGTATTCCCGTCTTTTTGGGCTTTACGTCAGCAGGGATTCCCGTTGGTATCACAATGGCCTTTCTGCTCACTTCGCCACTCATCAATGAAGTTGCAGTTTTACTACTGATGAGTCTGCTGGGATGGAAGTTCACATTGGCATACGTTGCAATCGGGATGCTTGTCGGCATTTTGGGGGGCGTATTTCTGGATTTCATCAAGGCCGAACGATGGCTACAAGATTTTGCAGCAAAGGCCCTGAAAAATGCGCACAACTGCACCGCAACTACAACATCGGCAACACCACAAAAAATGACGTTTTCAGCAAGACATCAGTTTGCCAAAGATGAGGCCGTCGAGATTTTTGGCCGGGTGTGGAAATGGGTGATTATTGGTGTCGGTTTGGGGGCCGCCTTACACGGTTTCGTCCCTGACGGCTGGATAGCACAACACCTCGGTGACGGCCAATGGTGGTCAGTCCCTGCGGCTGTACTCCTTGGCATTCCACTCTATTCTAATGCCACCGGCGTTATTCCGGTGATGGAGAGTTTAGTCGTCAATGGACTACCTATCGGAACCACATTGGCATTTTGCATGAGTACCGTTGCGGCCAGTTTCCCTGAATTTATTTTATTGAAACAAGTGATGCAATGGCGATTATTGGTCACCGTCTTTTTGATGTTACTAGTGTCCTTTACTTTGGTCGGATGGCTATTTAACGCCTTATCCATTTATATATGAGGTGAACGATGAAAAATATTAAAGTACTTGGCAGTGGCTGTGCAAAATGCACAAAAACAGCAGAACAGATTGAGAAAATTGCGGCTGAACTCGATGTAGAAGCCAATGTGACAAAAGAAACCGACCCACAGACGATAATGCAGTACGGTGTCATGAGCACGCCAGCCGTTGTCATTGATGAACAGCT
It includes:
- a CDS encoding ABC transporter ATP-binding protein, translating into MPTITLSQLQKTYSGSESAAVKGLDLTVKDGEFMCLLGPSGCGKTTILRMIAGIEHTTGGAIAIDEQIMDSIEQGCFVPPEKRGIGLVFQSYALWPHMTVEENVEFGLKLKKMPKQERTERCLDVMEKLRIANYAKRYPSQLSGGQQQRVALARMLAVNPGVLLLDEPLSNLDAALRLEMRAELRRIHQTFGTTIVFVSHDQWEAMTLATTIAVMSNGELQQVGTPDEIYATPTNRFVAEFIGTPKLNMIDFSTTNQNTEVTVEHSKIRCQISQRYADIFQIEHCGIRPEAIVLHQSKTANTTEMIIESIMPTGGSWVIELIQGEDRLFHSTQLRPEYQAGDTVFCELPDEALHFFAPNGERLKLSPRTIEPMWPNATNVCAHLA
- a CDS encoding ABC transporter substrate-binding protein, with amino-acid sequence MKMKHNVLALSIATAGLSFAANANESFDLKAMIAAAKQEEAITVYAPTGKIVQQAKDFSEKYGVKAVGIKAKAPHIIEIISRESQANNVKADVALIEDAPATQVQLLDKGYVTSWVPDDMKQDIPKDYQNPLTVVLAPNVWSYNTAQYDSCPITNIWQLTEPKWRHKIAMQDPLIKPLYSDTFNQLATNYDAQMAKAYQDLYGEPLNTDEGSATAEFVKRLAQNGPLLTKSDGDAAQAIGAPDVKDSFVGLISTAKFRENKNGMKLGICHDMKPFIGALYPAPGVITTKTNSPNASKLFIHYLMTAEGIKLQGVDGKMSSNQKVSLPAEEASGIQQYRNQLMMYKTATANSDWQKRQDWMDLWSLNYQR
- a CDS encoding inositol monophosphatase family protein: MNELELQTRETTLKEILQQAGSLALHHFNSRHPGEYTLKGAQDFLTESDTIVEQYIRQELQAAFPDDGILGEETGGDTKNSQLWVIDPIDGTANFARGIAHFCVVIAFVKDGITLLGGIYNPVTDELYFARKGAYASKNNIPLHIAKTPDLQSASFELGWSNRVPQQHYVNAYSSLLSLGANIRRGASGALALAWVAEGRTDGYAELHMNAWDCLAGLLLVEEAGGSIGRFPESHADITCGGSVLAAAPQVAQALSQATQIEIKPSAMNSTGIDYDN
- a CDS encoding dual specificity protein phosphatase family protein, which gives rise to MTTNVPHYPRPPISLIESNIPNWNIDIYIGGSTGAADAQLLREHNITTVLNCAVNLDIDLVQQLDAQHEQPLCNFGAGPIRYYKIGLIDGDGNPESMILAGYHLMRSSLSQQIPEKPSYKVREKGNILVHCRGGRSRSVTIVAIFLHLEWPEKFPTLDSAIAHIRDKRQLHPDEWFETPKPMLIELAHRAVMMETSLRQAGFGKETLNQDL
- a CDS encoding LacI family DNA-binding transcriptional regulator, whose amino-acid sequence is MSILKQKGAASAAEVARLAGVSRSAVSRTFTPGASVSKDTRQRVLEAAKALNYHVNHLARGLSNERSRPVCLLGANLNAPYQARLLDTLTQRLQQAGRAVMVINTSGLEADADAALRQTLNYRASATIVLSGTPQASLVETCVNSGQHVILVNRAGQFEGADHISLDYSSSMFDALYMLKQAGCRRLAVVSSTIQSPSLLGRENIFLEAAQEAKIKCHVYHCGSTSYQTGVDTARQILVSRNRPDGVFCVTDLIACGFMDAARQEFNLNIPDDICVIGFDNIEQAGWLSYQLTTFGQPLEDMTNAIIERLENTDASKQSGEALLFQAPLIWRQTVRSQNNLNKSPVEGE
- a CDS encoding sporulation protein, with product MGFFDKVKSIKNFITGGAAKVYLDSSEIVFGEQFELRIRVQVDDADLKIDRVYVEIEGIEEIEVPDVDVIYEEDGEEERRIEIVRAESTTTELEITVDDGQVLNANEKYEWTVNVELPSDALPPYRGAYCQHSYQARASLDCFGNDPDSGWIELDIN
- a CDS encoding metalloregulator ArsR/SmtB family transcription factor, whose translation is MTPLQLFKCLSDDTRLKSVLIIHQLEEACVCDLMAALELDQPKVSRHLAELRKCNILRDERRGKWVYYQLHEQLPDWANKVISQTAESNHSYFAEALSKLKAAKQQTSCC
- the arsH gene encoding arsenical resistance protein ArsH, coding for MSQDITLPNIDMLRFDMPTLDKCQSTPADHAPRILLLYGSLRQRSFSRLVIEECARLLTRMGAEVKIFDPEGLPQTDTEDENHPKVQELREFMMWSEGQVWCSPERHGSMSSIFKSQIDWVPLSIGAVRPTQGKTLAVMQVCGGSQSFNVVNQLRILGRWMRMVTIPNQSSVAKAFLEFDENDRMKPSSYYNRIVDVMEELMKFTLLLRSNNDYFVDRYSERVESAEQLSQRVNQRSI
- the arsB gene encoding ACR3 family arsenite efflux transporter — encoded protein: MGLFERYLSVWVGIAIVIGIILGSVVPDAFAAIASLEYAHVNLVIAVLIWLMIYPMMVQIDFSSLKDVGKKPKGLALTLVINWLIKPFTMAFLGWLFFKGLFADWVDPQTATEYIAGMILLGVAPCTAMVFVWSQLTKGDANYTLVQVSINDIVMIFAFAPIAGMLLGVTDITVPWDTLFLSVILYVLIPLIAGAMTRQKLDKADDHSRLNQFLATMKPWSVIGLLATVVLLFGFQSETILAKPQAIVLIAIPLLIQTYGIFAIAYFMAKQMKLPHNVAAPACMIGTSNFFELAVAVAISLFGLHSGAALATVVGVLVEVPVMLSLVWFVNRTRHWFGA
- a CDS encoding permease, translating into MFEVFTQFADWLTNSVFSLSPESKLGDAVHFFIEDVSKIYVLLVVMIYVIALLRASLNVERVRDYLAGKHKGVGYVLGAAFGAITPFCSCSSIPVFLGFTSAGIPVGITMAFLLTSPLINEVAVLLLMSLLGWKFTLAYVAIGMLVGILGGVFLDFIKAERWLQDFAAKALKNAHNCTATTTSATPQKMTFSARHQFAKDEAVEIFGRVWKWVIIGVGLGAALHGFVPDGWIAQHLGDGQWWSVPAAVLLGIPLYSNATGVIPVMESLVVNGLPIGTTLAFCMSTVAASFPEFILLKQVMQWRLLVTVFLMLLVSFTLVGWLFNALSIYI
- a CDS encoding thioredoxin family protein, with product MKNIKVLGSGCAKCTKTAEQIEKIAAELDVEANVTKETDPQTIMQYGVMSTPAVVIDEQLVHSGSIPQPAQIKTWLNS